The Zobellia alginiliquefaciens genome contains a region encoding:
- a CDS encoding DUF2853 family protein, whose protein sequence is MSKRDDLIVKYAEDIKDKFGEAPDMDLLTKVTVGLGPAIYNIDASKVSGSDEKELETVKKNYLMKKLGMADDPKLMEAIKSVVEKYGSSNRNKHRAVIYYMLCKHFDKASIY, encoded by the coding sequence ATGAGTAAAAGAGACGATTTAATCGTAAAGTACGCCGAAGACATTAAGGATAAATTTGGTGAAGCACCGGACATGGATCTTCTTACAAAAGTGACCGTGGGCCTAGGTCCGGCAATCTACAATATTGATGCTTCTAAGGTTTCTGGTTCTGACGAAAAGGAATTAGAAACGGTTAAGAAAAACTACTTAATGAAGAAATTAGGTATGGCTGACGATCCAAAATTGATGGAAGCTATTAAGTCTGTAGTAGAAAAATACGGTTCTTCTAACAGAAATAAGCACAGAGCGGTTATATATTATATGCTTTGTAAGCACTTTGATAAAGCTTCTATATACTAG
- a CDS encoding GNAT family N-acetyltransferase produces MSSAITLEKNLVKLVPLKETHVEPLWPIAQQVDLYQYGSNDISTKNKLKAYLMTALNEAQQGKAIPFAIYNTSTNACVGSTRFGHIDHKNKVLHIGWTWIAPAVRGTGFNHQMKFLMLSHAFEKMGFEKVEFRIDERNIRSRKAVEKLGASLEGTLRKNIITKDNFRRNSCCYGILKQEWAGIKQTKFKDFI; encoded by the coding sequence ATGAGCTCAGCTATTACTCTAGAAAAAAACTTGGTTAAATTAGTTCCCTTAAAAGAAACACATGTGGAGCCGCTCTGGCCTATCGCTCAGCAGGTAGACCTATACCAATATGGGTCTAACGATATTTCTACAAAGAACAAATTAAAGGCCTACCTCATGACCGCCTTAAATGAAGCGCAGCAAGGAAAGGCCATACCGTTCGCTATCTACAACACATCAACCAATGCATGTGTGGGTAGCACTCGTTTTGGTCATATCGATCATAAAAACAAAGTACTACATATTGGATGGACATGGATTGCTCCTGCGGTTCGTGGTACCGGCTTTAACCATCAAATGAAATTCTTGATGCTCAGTCACGCTTTTGAAAAAATGGGATTTGAAAAAGTTGAGTTCAGAATTGACGAACGAAATATACGCTCCAGAAAGGCTGTAGAAAAATTAGGTGCATCCCTAGAAGGTACCCTAAGAAAGAATATTATAACTAAAGACAATTTCAGAAGAAATTCTTGCTGTTACGGAATTCTAAAACAAGAGTGGGCAGGAATAAAACAAACAAAATTTAAGGACTTTATATGA
- a CDS encoding PaaI family thioesterase codes for MDGYKEKILKVCNESSKNTLMETLQIEYVDVGEDFLIGKMPVNSRVHQPDGVLHGGAMVALAESIGSMASYIFLDAQQFAIRGIEISANHVKSVRKGEVFAKATILHKGKTTQLWDIKITNEEGKLVSFCKLTTIALAKKI; via the coding sequence ATGGATGGCTACAAGGAAAAAATACTGAAGGTCTGTAATGAATCTTCAAAAAATACACTTATGGAAACCCTGCAAATTGAGTATGTAGATGTAGGGGAGGATTTTTTGATAGGCAAAATGCCTGTCAATTCTAGGGTTCACCAGCCAGATGGGGTACTTCATGGTGGAGCTATGGTTGCCTTGGCCGAAAGCATTGGTAGTATGGCCTCCTATATTTTTCTTGATGCCCAACAGTTTGCTATCCGTGGTATTGAAATCTCGGCAAACCATGTAAAGAGTGTACGTAAAGGTGAAGTTTTTGCCAAAGCGACTATTTTACATAAAGGCAAAACCACTCAGTTATGGGATATTAAGATTACTAATGAAGAAGGCAAATTGGTCTCGTTCTGTAAATTGACGACCATTGCATTAGCAAAGAAAATTTAA
- a CDS encoding NAD(P)/FAD-dependent oxidoreductase encodes MSKKIIIIGGGIVGLSSAYFLSKEGHEVTVIDKSDMSAGASFVNAGYITPSHIVPLASPGMIAKGIKMMFNSASPFYMKPRWDTDFFKWSWYFHKSSTKEKVTKAIPVIKDINTLSLELFEGIKTSGDLGDFQLERKGLLMLYKTVEAYRHEKDVASKAAFLGLEVKELDKKQLARLEPEVAIDAKGAIHYECDAHSTPTQFMPKMISYLKNVGVDIRTHEEVLNLKLKGRHIQEVFTSKSNYKADEVVLAAGSWSGEIAKKLHLNVPLQGGKGYSINVARPTGVTIPAILMESKMAVTPMEGFTRFAGTMEFSGNNDFIRKERVIAIANGAKKYYPNIDINENEIANVKTGLRPVSPDGLPYIGRSSKCANLTFATGHAMMGWSLGPATGKLVSEVVDGRNISMNIEPFSPDRRF; translated from the coding sequence TTGAGCAAGAAAATTATAATAATAGGAGGGGGAATCGTTGGCCTGAGTTCTGCTTACTTCCTCAGTAAGGAGGGACATGAGGTTACGGTTATTGATAAGTCCGATATGAGTGCGGGTGCGTCATTCGTAAATGCGGGATATATCACGCCAAGTCATATAGTTCCGTTGGCTTCGCCAGGAATGATTGCCAAAGGAATCAAAATGATGTTCAATTCAGCTAGCCCCTTTTATATGAAACCTAGATGGGACACTGATTTTTTTAAATGGTCTTGGTATTTTCACAAGTCTTCAACAAAAGAAAAAGTAACTAAGGCAATACCGGTCATCAAAGATATAAATACGTTAAGTCTTGAACTTTTTGAAGGCATAAAGACCTCCGGTGATTTAGGAGATTTTCAATTGGAGCGAAAGGGACTATTAATGCTTTACAAGACGGTGGAGGCTTATCGTCATGAGAAAGATGTAGCCAGTAAAGCTGCTTTTCTTGGTCTTGAAGTAAAAGAATTGGATAAAAAGCAATTGGCCAGACTTGAACCAGAAGTAGCTATTGATGCAAAAGGGGCTATTCATTATGAGTGTGATGCACATTCCACGCCCACCCAATTTATGCCAAAAATGATATCCTATCTAAAAAACGTTGGCGTGGATATACGAACCCACGAAGAGGTTTTGAATCTAAAGTTAAAAGGGAGGCACATTCAGGAGGTCTTCACTTCAAAATCTAATTATAAGGCAGATGAAGTTGTCCTAGCGGCAGGTTCATGGAGTGGGGAAATTGCAAAAAAACTTCATCTTAATGTACCATTACAAGGAGGGAAAGGGTATAGTATTAATGTGGCACGACCCACCGGAGTAACCATCCCGGCCATACTTATGGAGTCTAAAATGGCCGTAACACCAATGGAAGGTTTTACTCGTTTTGCCGGTACAATGGAATTTTCGGGAAACAACGATTTTATCCGTAAAGAAAGAGTGATTGCCATTGCCAATGGAGCAAAGAAGTATTATCCCAATATAGATATAAATGAAAATGAGATTGCCAATGTAAAAACGGGGTTGCGTCCCGTATCACCAGATGGCTTGCCTTACATTGGCAGGTCTTCCAAATGTGCCAACTTAACTTTTGCTACAGGGCATGCCATGATGGGGTGGAGTTTGGGCCCTGCTACAGGAAAATTGGTCTCTGAAGTAGTAGATGGTAGAAATATATCTATGAATATTGAACCTTTTTCCCCGGATAGAAGGTTTTAA
- a CDS encoding VOC family protein, translated as MSQEIAQITLVVKNYDEAINFYTKKLGFSLVDNIDLGDNKRWVTVSPTSHNGFSLLLAEATNEEQRKAIGNQTGGRVFLFLHTDDFWRDYKTMKDNGVEFNENPREEAYGTVVVFKDLYGNLWDLIEKK; from the coding sequence ATGAGCCAAGAGATAGCACAGATTACCTTAGTTGTTAAAAACTATGACGAAGCAATTAACTTTTATACTAAAAAGTTAGGTTTCTCCCTTGTAGACAATATTGACCTTGGTGATAATAAAAGGTGGGTGACCGTATCTCCTACAAGCCATAATGGATTTTCTCTTTTATTGGCCGAAGCTACGAATGAAGAGCAGCGGAAGGCAATTGGCAACCAAACGGGAGGTCGTGTTTTCCTATTCTTGCATACGGATGATTTTTGGCGTGATTATAAAACAATGAAGGACAATGGTGTTGAGTTTAATGAAAATCCTCGCGAAGAAGCTTATGGTACCGTAGTAGTTTTTAAAGATTTATACGGTAATCTTTGGGATTTGATTGAAAAGAAATAA
- a CDS encoding CvfB family protein yields MIELGNYNELEVLRDTSVGLFLGSKTGTEILLPNKYVPKTIDIGDMIKVFCYLDHEERPIATTLTPSVIRNKFGFLQVAEVNKIGAFMDWGLEKHLLVPFSEQRDKMKEGQWYVVRCYMDDVSFRLVGSNKIDKFLSNDELTVRERQEVELLFTRLTDLGWEVIINDQHKGLVYSNEIYKHVAVGDRTKGYIKNIRPDNKLDISLQPIGEKVLEPAAEAIYKKLMAHGGYLALHDKSDPILIKKELQMSKKTFKKGVGTLYRERKILIKEDGIHAI; encoded by the coding sequence ATGATCGAATTAGGAAATTATAATGAGTTAGAAGTGCTTAGAGACACGAGTGTTGGACTCTTTTTGGGTAGTAAGACCGGCACGGAAATTCTTTTGCCAAATAAGTATGTTCCAAAAACAATAGATATTGGAGATATGATCAAGGTATTTTGTTATCTAGATCATGAGGAAAGACCTATAGCTACAACTCTGACACCAAGTGTTATTAGAAATAAATTTGGGTTTCTGCAGGTGGCAGAAGTGAATAAGATTGGGGCTTTTATGGATTGGGGTCTAGAGAAGCACTTGTTGGTTCCGTTTAGTGAACAACGCGATAAAATGAAAGAAGGGCAGTGGTATGTGGTACGCTGCTATATGGACGACGTTTCTTTTAGATTGGTCGGTTCCAATAAAATAGATAAGTTTTTGAGCAATGATGAACTAACAGTTCGTGAGCGCCAGGAAGTAGAACTACTTTTTACCAGGTTAACAGATTTAGGTTGGGAGGTTATAATTAATGACCAGCATAAAGGCTTGGTTTATTCCAATGAGATTTATAAGCACGTTGCAGTTGGGGACAGAACTAAGGGGTATATCAAAAATATAAGACCTGATAACAAATTAGATATTTCTCTACAACCAATAGGTGAAAAAGTACTTGAGCCTGCTGCAGAGGCAATATATAAGAAATTAATGGCGCATGGAGGATATTTAGCGCTTCACGATAAATCCGATCCAATACTTATTAAGAAAGAACTTCAGATGAGCAAGAAGACTTTTAAAAAAGGGGTGGGGACATTATACAGAGAGCGAAAGATTTTGATTAAGGAGGATGGTATCCATGCTATCTAA
- a CDS encoding chorismate-binding protein, protein MPLDFFQKIESQLERKLPFVAYRKPNENAINAIFQKDSDLHHVKDYTETGFVFAPFDSDSPAVLLKLDEVFSLTDFSSETKELSQTHAEEDNDEQKNSHLDLVKKGIAEIDAGTFDKVVLSRKIQVNSEIPPLPLFKTLLRQYKLAFCYLWYHPKVGMWLGATPEILLTMQNRKLTTMSLAGTQNYIANENPSWGNKELEEQQLVTRYIVNALSNKVSGLEQTQTETVRAGNLLHLRTKISGFPKQENLSTIISALHPTPAVCGMPKQETKAFILTEEKYDRQFYTGFLGELNFKTERNRNNRPRNTENSVYRSISKSTTLFVNLRCMQVINDKIKIYVGGGITKDSDPEKEWKETVAKSKTMLKVIMATE, encoded by the coding sequence ATGCCGTTGGATTTTTTTCAAAAAATTGAATCTCAGTTAGAGCGTAAATTACCTTTTGTAGCATATCGCAAACCCAATGAGAATGCAATTAACGCCATTTTCCAAAAAGATAGTGATTTACATCATGTAAAGGATTATACCGAAACGGGTTTCGTTTTTGCTCCTTTTGATTCAGATTCGCCTGCAGTACTTTTAAAACTGGACGAAGTTTTTAGTTTGACTGATTTCTCTTCTGAAACCAAAGAATTATCTCAAACGCATGCGGAAGAAGATAATGATGAACAAAAAAATAGCCACTTAGATTTGGTGAAAAAAGGAATAGCTGAGATTGATGCTGGGACTTTTGATAAAGTGGTGTTATCACGCAAAATTCAGGTTAATTCGGAAATTCCACCTTTGCCTTTATTCAAAACATTGTTGCGTCAATATAAATTGGCATTTTGCTATTTATGGTATCATCCTAAGGTTGGTATGTGGCTTGGAGCTACCCCGGAGATTCTATTGACCATGCAAAATAGAAAGTTAACGACCATGTCATTGGCCGGTACCCAAAACTATATTGCCAATGAAAACCCCAGCTGGGGAAACAAGGAACTTGAAGAACAGCAGTTGGTCACAAGATATATTGTTAATGCCTTAAGCAACAAGGTTTCTGGTCTTGAACAAACACAGACGGAGACCGTACGGGCCGGGAATTTATTGCACTTGCGAACCAAAATATCAGGATTTCCAAAACAAGAAAACCTTAGCACAATAATTAGTGCGCTGCATCCAACGCCCGCTGTTTGTGGTATGCCTAAGCAGGAGACCAAAGCTTTTATTTTGACAGAAGAAAAATATGACCGCCAGTTTTATACAGGTTTTTTAGGTGAATTAAATTTTAAAACAGAAAGAAATCGTAATAACCGCCCAAGAAATACAGAGAATAGTGTCTATCGGTCCATTTCTAAGAGCACAACACTTTTTGTCAACTTACGCTGTATGCAGGTGATTAATGATAAGATTAAAATCTATGTAGGAGGCGGAATCACTAAAGATTCGGATCCAGAAAAAGAATGGAAAGAAACAGTAGCTAAAAGCAAGACCATGCTTAAGGTAATAATGGCCACCGAGTAA
- a CDS encoding aldehyde dehydrogenase (NADP(+)), translated as MITGKNYIGKELSSNGANTYKTFDPKLNLDTEWTFHEATKEEIDGAVSKASEAFQSYKTFSGAKKAEFLEAIAEEIEALGDEVIQTYCRESGLPEGRAVGERGRTMGQLRAFAQLLKEGSWVEATIDTAQPDRKPLPKIDLRKMLLPIGPIAVFGSSNFPFAFSTAGGDTASALASGCPVIVKSHPMHAGTGELISSAVIKAAERTNMPDGVFSNLNSSGIEVGQQLVLHPKIKGVGFTGSIKGGTALYKLANERKEPIPVFAEMGSINPVVALPSALREKGIDWAKQYAGSVMLGAGQFCTNPGLILGIKSTSLDVFINALGEEIDKLEPTCMLHPNIHSNYEKGKKEVSSQGGTDVVAEYGKSVAPNYAQQKVLTVNGTNFLKNPKLHQEVFGPFSVVVRCADAKELTEILNRLEGQLTGTVLGNADELKLYRTAVDALQGRVGRIIFNGVPTGVEVCPSMQHGGPFPASTDSRFTSVGVSAVKRWVRPVSFQNWPQEALPEALQNENPLAIMRIVDSEHTSKKIE; from the coding sequence ATGATTACAGGAAAAAATTATATAGGAAAGGAACTTTCGTCAAATGGAGCGAACACATATAAAACCTTTGATCCAAAATTAAATTTGGATACGGAGTGGACTTTTCATGAGGCCACAAAGGAAGAAATAGATGGTGCTGTTAGTAAGGCAAGTGAAGCTTTCCAAAGCTACAAAACATTTTCAGGTGCAAAAAAAGCTGAATTTTTAGAAGCAATTGCCGAAGAAATAGAGGCTTTAGGGGATGAAGTTATACAAACCTATTGTAGGGAGTCAGGTTTGCCAGAGGGTAGAGCCGTTGGGGAAAGAGGCCGTACAATGGGGCAGTTAAGGGCGTTTGCTCAATTATTAAAGGAAGGTTCTTGGGTTGAAGCTACAATTGATACCGCTCAACCGGATAGGAAACCTTTACCCAAAATTGACTTACGTAAAATGTTACTTCCCATTGGCCCTATTGCGGTTTTTGGTTCTAGTAATTTTCCATTTGCATTCTCTACCGCCGGTGGTGATACGGCCAGCGCATTGGCTTCCGGTTGTCCGGTAATCGTAAAAAGTCATCCAATGCATGCCGGTACTGGGGAGCTCATTTCTTCGGCGGTAATTAAAGCGGCGGAACGTACAAATATGCCGGATGGCGTTTTTTCAAATTTAAATAGTAGTGGTATTGAAGTAGGTCAACAATTGGTACTTCACCCAAAAATTAAAGGAGTTGGTTTTACCGGAAGTATTAAAGGAGGAACGGCACTCTATAAATTGGCAAATGAACGTAAGGAACCTATTCCTGTTTTTGCGGAAATGGGAAGCATTAACCCTGTGGTTGCACTACCATCCGCTTTGCGGGAAAAAGGGATAGATTGGGCCAAGCAATATGCGGGTTCGGTTATGTTAGGTGCAGGTCAGTTTTGTACCAATCCAGGGTTGATATTGGGGATAAAAAGCACTTCGCTAGATGTATTTATTAATGCCCTTGGCGAGGAAATAGATAAATTGGAGCCTACATGTATGCTACACCCTAATATTCATAGCAATTATGAAAAAGGGAAGAAAGAGGTGTCTTCCCAAGGAGGTACGGATGTGGTTGCGGAATATGGAAAATCTGTTGCCCCAAATTATGCTCAACAAAAGGTGTTGACGGTTAATGGAACCAATTTTTTGAAAAATCCAAAATTACATCAAGAAGTATTCGGTCCTTTTTCTGTTGTGGTAAGATGTGCCGATGCAAAGGAATTGACGGAAATCCTAAATCGCTTAGAGGGACAATTAACGGGAACTGTGCTCGGTAATGCAGACGAATTAAAATTGTATCGTACGGCAGTAGACGCTTTGCAAGGTAGAGTAGGACGTATAATTTTTAACGGAGTGCCTACAGGGGTAGAGGTCTGTCCTTCTATGCAACACGGTGGGCCGTTTCCGGCCAGCACGGATAGTCGGTTTACTTCGGTTGGAGTTTCTGCGGTTAAGCGTTGGGTGAGACCCGTTTCTTTTCAAAACTGGCCACAGGAAGCACTCCCGGAAGCATTGCAAAATGAGAATCCACTTGCTATAATGCGTATTGTGGATAGTGAACATACGAGTAAAAAAATAGAATAA
- the menD gene encoding 2-succinyl-5-enolpyruvyl-6-hydroxy-3-cyclohexene-1-carboxylate synthase, which yields MRYSSIPSAQLVVQHCKAKKIKNIVISPGSRNAPLTIDFSEDPYFKCFSIVDERSAAFFALGIAQQLHEPVAVVCTSGSALLNYYPAVAEAFYSGIPLVVISADRPIYKIDVGDGQTIRQDNVFDRHIGYSANLKQDVSHAVQRVEKYKSEWLSNGDKETAQQNIKDYNDKELNTALNVALQVKLPVHINIPFEEPLYDTITEPTVKALIVPVQNINDIDAIDYKTYGDIWNTSDKKMVLVGVNPPNAVEQKFLNTLAADPSVIVMTETTSNLHHPNFFASIDSIVAPIEKSSVSNELFENLRPQVLLTFGGLVVSKKIKAFLRDYKPEHHWHIDELKAFNTFFSLTHHFKTDVNNFFGNLMKFTVSQKSDYFEYWNNKRLQYEAKRENYINEIEFSDMLAFDSILKSIPKNYQVQLANSSTVRYAQLFNLDPSLEIFCNRGTSGIDGSTSTAVGAAFYGKTPTLLITGDISFLYDSNGLWNNYIRPDFRIIVINNNGGGIFRILPGQEETENFATFFETAHDRNVEHLSSQFGLEYVVVNEVTSLNDRLKEFYALSEKPKILEVHTPRFINNKILLGYFDFISSR from the coding sequence ATGAGATATTCTAGCATACCTTCCGCCCAATTGGTAGTACAACACTGCAAGGCGAAAAAGATAAAAAACATAGTAATTTCCCCAGGATCACGAAACGCTCCGTTGACCATAGATTTTAGTGAAGACCCCTATTTTAAATGTTTTAGTATTGTAGATGAGCGTAGCGCCGCTTTTTTTGCATTGGGCATTGCGCAGCAATTGCATGAACCTGTTGCGGTGGTATGTACATCGGGCAGTGCGTTGCTTAATTACTATCCAGCTGTGGCCGAAGCTTTTTACAGTGGTATTCCGTTAGTGGTTATTTCTGCAGACCGCCCCATTTATAAAATTGATGTTGGTGATGGTCAGACCATTAGGCAGGATAATGTTTTTGACAGGCATATAGGCTATTCGGCCAATTTAAAACAAGATGTTTCGCATGCGGTACAACGTGTTGAAAAATACAAATCGGAATGGCTATCCAATGGGGATAAGGAAACCGCACAACAAAACATCAAGGATTATAACGATAAGGAGCTCAATACGGCTTTAAATGTGGCGCTTCAGGTGAAATTACCTGTCCACATAAACATTCCTTTTGAAGAGCCGTTGTATGATACCATTACGGAACCTACAGTAAAGGCGTTGATTGTTCCTGTTCAAAATATCAATGATATTGATGCTATAGATTATAAGACATACGGCGATATTTGGAATACTTCCGATAAAAAGATGGTTCTTGTAGGGGTGAATCCTCCCAATGCTGTGGAACAAAAGTTTTTAAATACTTTGGCGGCAGATCCTTCCGTCATTGTTATGACGGAAACTACTTCTAATCTCCATCATCCTAATTTTTTTGCCAGTATTGATAGTATAGTGGCTCCTATTGAAAAAAGTTCGGTATCAAACGAGTTGTTTGAAAATCTTCGTCCGCAGGTGCTGTTGACGTTTGGGGGACTTGTGGTGTCAAAAAAAATAAAAGCATTTTTAAGGGATTATAAACCCGAACATCATTGGCATATAGATGAGCTTAAGGCGTTCAATACATTTTTTTCGTTAACGCATCACTTCAAAACTGATGTGAATAACTTCTTTGGAAATCTTATGAAATTTACTGTTTCCCAAAAAAGTGATTATTTCGAATATTGGAATAATAAGCGGTTGCAGTACGAAGCCAAGCGAGAGAATTACATAAATGAAATTGAATTTTCAGATATGCTAGCTTTTGACAGTATTCTTAAATCTATTCCAAAAAACTACCAAGTTCAGTTGGCCAATAGTTCAACGGTACGTTACGCCCAACTATTCAACCTTGACCCTTCTTTAGAAATTTTCTGCAACCGGGGAACAAGTGGAATAGACGGAAGTACATCAACGGCGGTTGGAGCGGCATTTTATGGAAAAACACCTACTTTGTTGATTACGGGAGATATTAGTTTTCTGTACGATAGCAATGGTTTATGGAATAATTATATTCGGCCAGATTTTAGAATAATAGTTATAAATAATAATGGAGGTGGTATTTTTAGAATTTTACCAGGTCAAGAAGAAACGGAAAATTTTGCTACGTTTTTTGAAACTGCCCACGATAGAAATGTGGAACACTTAAGTAGTCAGTTCGGGTTAGAATATGTAGTGGTAAACGAGGTAACTAGTCTGAATGACAGGCTCAAGGAATTTTATGCTTTGTCAGAAAAACCAAAAATTTTGGAAGTCCATACACCAAGATTTATAAACAACAAAATTTTGCTCGGTTATTTTGATTTTATATCTTCGAGGTAA
- a CDS encoding SPOR domain-containing protein: protein MPFIEESDLLELHKDIDKAQIINERLLDQIKFKNKEIRKKKLQRNLLAGVTGLFLIGALIVFSFTAGRNVSNNFESPSNLLVSIDSLDAIKSRIDNLKQQNEELSLVREFYLAKEFLEKEKIYSVQIKSFVDNNMTLASEALTNTIFVKTNPFYSYSLGNFETLEEARKFREQLVDLGFQDAFVASYKEGKRIQIESPQ from the coding sequence ATGCCATTTATAGAAGAAAGCGACTTATTGGAGTTGCACAAAGATATAGACAAGGCGCAGATTATAAACGAACGTCTTCTCGATCAGATTAAGTTTAAAAATAAGGAGATAAGAAAGAAGAAGTTGCAGCGTAACTTACTTGCAGGTGTAACTGGGTTATTTCTTATTGGAGCTTTAATTGTGTTTTCTTTTACCGCGGGAAGAAATGTTTCCAATAATTTTGAAAGCCCAAGCAACTTACTGGTTTCAATAGATAGTTTAGATGCTATTAAGTCTAGAATAGACAATCTAAAGCAGCAAAATGAAGAACTTAGTTTGGTGCGTGAATTTTATTTGGCCAAAGAATTTTTAGAAAAGGAAAAAATTTATTCGGTACAAATAAAGTCGTTTGTAGATAACAATATGACACTTGCTTCGGAAGCACTTACCAATACCATATTTGTAAAAACCAATCCATTTTACTCATACTCGCTAGGTAATTTTGAAACTTTAGAAGAGGCACGAAAATTTAGGGAGCAATTGGTAGACCTTGGTTTTCAAGATGCTTTTGTAGCATCATATAAGGAAGGAAAAAGAATACAGATTGAATCCCCTCAGTAA
- a CDS encoding 4-hydroxyproline epimerase gives MATSIFTCIDAHTCGNPVRVVAHGGPELSGSTMSEKRQHFLKDYDWIRRGLMFEPRGHDMMSGSIFYPSANPENDFGILFIETSGCLPMCGHGTIGAITIGVEEGLLKPKTPGEIRMETPAGLVKITYQQTDKKVDWVKLTNVKSYLAATDLTIKSSVLGELIFDVSYGGNFYAIIDPQKNFSGIQDFSAGKLVQMSKEIRDKINTEYPDTFIHPDDNSINGVSHILWTGKTISPEATARNAVFYGDKAIDRSPCGTGTSARMAQWYAKGKLKIGEAFVHESFIGSKFIGRVEEETVLNGMTAIYPSIQGWAKIYGHNTITIDDDDPYAHGFQVI, from the coding sequence ATGGCGACTAGTATTTTCACATGTATTGATGCACACACTTGTGGAAATCCCGTTAGGGTGGTAGCTCATGGTGGCCCTGAGCTTAGCGGCTCAACTATGAGCGAAAAACGACAGCATTTTCTAAAGGATTACGATTGGATCCGTAGAGGTCTTATGTTTGAACCCCGGGGTCATGACATGATGAGTGGTAGTATTTTTTATCCGTCTGCAAATCCTGAAAACGATTTTGGTATTCTTTTTATTGAAACGAGTGGGTGCTTGCCCATGTGCGGTCACGGAACTATAGGAGCGATAACCATAGGTGTCGAAGAGGGCTTGTTAAAACCTAAAACTCCAGGAGAGATACGTATGGAAACTCCAGCTGGTTTAGTGAAAATCACTTATCAACAAACTGATAAAAAGGTAGATTGGGTAAAGTTAACAAACGTAAAATCTTATCTAGCAGCTACAGATTTAACTATAAAAAGCTCGGTTTTAGGTGAATTGATATTTGATGTTTCTTATGGAGGGAATTTCTATGCCATTATAGATCCGCAAAAAAACTTCTCGGGAATTCAAGATTTTTCTGCAGGAAAGTTGGTGCAAATGAGCAAAGAAATCCGAGATAAAATAAATACTGAATATCCCGATACATTTATTCATCCGGATGATAATAGCATTAATGGCGTCAGTCATATTTTGTGGACAGGAAAAACTATTTCCCCAGAAGCAACTGCCAGAAATGCTGTTTTTTATGGAGATAAGGCAATTGATAGATCTCCCTGTGGTACGGGTACTTCTGCAAGAATGGCCCAATGGTACGCCAAAGGAAAGTTGAAAATAGGGGAAGCATTTGTTCATGAGAGCTTTATAGGTTCAAAATTTATCGGCCGTGTAGAGGAGGAGACCGTTTTGAATGGGATGACGGCAATCTACCCCAGTATTCAAGGGTGGGCGAAAATATACGGTCACAATACAATTACAATAGATGATGACGACCCTTACGCACATGGGTTTCAGGTGATATAA
- a CDS encoding alpha/beta hydrolase yields the protein MEIFYSMDYSENTVSYTSTNSYVTLNTLTTRTKNVWIVLHGIGYLSRYFLKYFDNLPPEENYIIAPQAPSKYYLNNKYRHVGASWLTKEATEQETQNVLAYLDGVLAMENFPEDCNFIVFGYSQGVSIATRWVAKRKIKCDQMVLYAGGIPNELTALDFEFLQENQTKVTTLVGDADEYLTKDRRTSESNKIINLFNGKAEQIFFEGGHEIKKELILNLIS from the coding sequence ATGGAGATTTTTTATTCTATGGATTATTCTGAAAACACGGTGTCCTACACCTCTACAAATAGCTATGTTACACTCAATACACTAACAACCCGGACAAAAAATGTTTGGATTGTATTGCATGGTATTGGTTATTTAAGTCGCTACTTTTTGAAATATTTTGATAATCTGCCTCCTGAGGAGAACTATATTATTGCTCCACAAGCACCCTCTAAATACTACCTGAACAACAAATACAGGCATGTAGGTGCCAGTTGGCTCACCAAAGAAGCTACAGAGCAAGAAACGCAAAACGTCTTGGCCTATTTAGACGGTGTACTCGCCATGGAAAACTTTCCTGAAGATTGTAATTTTATTGTATTTGGGTATTCGCAGGGCGTTTCTATTGCTACCAGATGGGTTGCTAAACGAAAAATAAAATGTGATCAAATGGTATTATATGCCGGAGGAATTCCTAATGAGCTAACTGCTTTAGACTTTGAGTTCCTACAGGAAAACCAAACAAAAGTAACGACCTTAGTTGGTGATGCAGATGAATATTTAACTAAAGATAGAAGAACTTCCGAGTCCAATAAAATTATAAATCTATTTAACGGAAAGGCTGAGCAAATATTCTTTGAAGGAGGCCATGAAATAAAAAAAGAACTTATCCTTAATTTAATTTCATGA